A single genomic interval of Corallococcus macrosporus harbors:
- a CDS encoding mucoidy inhibitor MuiA family protein: protein MRTSILLPLVKVTVLEDRALIERSGAVTLPPGPCRLVVDGLPAVAVDRSLQAKLTGGTVTQASLRRTMRAVLPEALREHHSELARRAFEREQVLARAQAEVRRLEARHELLETARQDILRAISERTGAGEADPAQWKEQLATIRKEQTAADDQLRQARRELGRLERQHIQESRDVLARTEAPEPTVDVRAELDVNHAAGGEATLTLSYLVPCAAWRPAYRAVLESAEASASTVTLECEAVVWQNTGEPWKDVTLAFSTARPTLGATPPRLTEDWLTLRDKTAREKQVVDVSVREESLQETGEAGVKAADALPGMDDGGEPVTLSAPHKATVPSDGEAHRVALFSFTAPATSELVACPEHSPLVHRVARFDNTGPAVLLAGPVDLVRANGYVGRAQLRFAGRNERVKLGFGSEDSLRVSRQQDTGAEIARITGRRTITQKMKLIVSNMGAKPAALAVEERMPVSEVEAVEVSLLKDATKPAPTKVNADGIVRFELTVPPRSRQTVTFGFAVASTSNIVGL from the coding sequence ATGCGCACTTCCATTCTGTTGCCCCTGGTCAAGGTGACGGTCCTGGAGGACCGGGCCCTCATCGAGCGCAGCGGCGCGGTGACGCTGCCTCCGGGCCCCTGCCGCCTCGTGGTGGACGGGCTGCCGGCGGTGGCGGTGGACCGCTCGCTCCAGGCGAAGCTCACCGGCGGCACCGTGACCCAGGCCAGCCTGCGCCGCACGATGCGCGCGGTGCTGCCCGAAGCGCTGCGCGAGCACCACTCGGAGCTGGCCCGGCGCGCCTTTGAACGCGAGCAGGTGCTGGCCCGCGCCCAGGCGGAGGTCCGTCGCCTGGAGGCGAGGCACGAGCTGCTGGAGACCGCGCGCCAGGACATCCTGCGCGCCATCTCCGAGCGCACCGGCGCCGGTGAGGCGGATCCGGCGCAGTGGAAGGAACAGCTCGCGACGATCCGCAAGGAGCAGACCGCGGCGGATGATCAGCTGCGCCAGGCCCGCCGTGAGCTGGGGCGTCTGGAGCGGCAGCACATCCAGGAGAGCCGCGACGTGCTGGCGCGCACGGAAGCGCCGGAGCCCACCGTGGACGTGCGTGCGGAGCTGGACGTGAACCACGCGGCGGGCGGGGAGGCGACGTTGACGCTCAGCTACCTGGTGCCGTGCGCCGCGTGGCGGCCAGCCTACCGCGCGGTGCTGGAGAGCGCGGAGGCTTCGGCGTCCACGGTGACGTTGGAGTGCGAGGCCGTCGTCTGGCAGAACACCGGCGAGCCGTGGAAGGACGTGACGCTGGCCTTCTCCACGGCGCGGCCCACGCTGGGGGCCACGCCGCCCCGGCTCACCGAGGACTGGCTGACCCTGCGGGACAAGACGGCGCGCGAGAAGCAGGTGGTGGACGTCTCCGTCCGCGAGGAGTCGCTGCAGGAGACGGGTGAGGCGGGGGTGAAGGCCGCGGACGCCCTGCCCGGCATGGACGACGGCGGCGAACCGGTGACGCTGTCCGCGCCGCACAAGGCCACGGTGCCCTCGGATGGCGAGGCCCACCGCGTGGCGCTGTTCTCCTTCACCGCGCCCGCCACGTCGGAGCTCGTGGCCTGCCCCGAGCATTCGCCGCTGGTGCACCGGGTGGCGCGCTTCGACAACACCGGACCGGCGGTGCTGCTCGCGGGGCCGGTGGACCTGGTGCGCGCCAATGGCTACGTGGGCCGCGCGCAGCTCAGGTTCGCGGGCCGGAACGAGCGCGTGAAGCTGGGCTTCGGCAGCGAGGACTCGCTGCGCGTGTCGCGGCAGCAGGACACGGGCGCGGAGATCGCGCGCATCACGGGCCGCCGCACCATCACGCAGAAGATGAAGTTGATCGTCTCCAACATGGGCGCGAAGCCCGCGGCGCTCGCGGTGGAGGAGCGCATGCCGGTGTCGGAGGTGGAGGCGGTGGAGGTGTCGCTGCTCAAGGACGCCACGAAGCCCGCGCCCACGAAGGTGAACGCCGACGGCATCGTGCGCTTCGAACTGACCGTGCCGCCGCGCTCCCGGCAGACCGTGACCTTCGGCTTCGCGGTGGCCAGCACCTCGAACATCGTGGGCCTGTAG
- a CDS encoding alpha/beta fold hydrolase codes for MPFATRSGRRIHYEVQGHGPPLLLLHGLLQLGSHWSLKGYGPALADAYTVVTFDSLGHGQSDTPHELEAYGLRRRVEDALSVMDALSIDRAHAWGYSMGGWTVCGLASFAPERLASYVVGGWDPTVGLPVAYAALDKQLRPGKDVDWFQVLLFGARRAPELAEAIDTGDLEALRLCLKACEQSAGLDEALIRSGRPGLLYCGALDPYHDSMKAVAARAGAAFATIEHADHGGAWAKAPKVLPHVLPFLASVARS; via the coding sequence ATGCCCTTCGCGACAAGGTCCGGCCGCCGCATCCACTACGAGGTCCAGGGCCACGGCCCTCCCCTGCTCCTCCTCCACGGCCTGCTCCAGCTGGGCTCGCACTGGTCGCTCAAGGGCTACGGGCCCGCGCTGGCGGACGCGTACACGGTGGTGACGTTCGACTCGCTGGGGCATGGCCAGAGCGACACGCCGCATGAGCTGGAGGCCTACGGGCTGCGTCGCCGGGTGGAGGACGCGCTGTCGGTGATGGATGCGCTCTCCATCGACCGGGCGCATGCGTGGGGCTACTCGATGGGCGGCTGGACGGTGTGTGGCCTTGCCTCCTTCGCGCCGGAGCGGCTGGCGTCCTACGTGGTGGGCGGGTGGGATCCGACGGTGGGCCTGCCCGTGGCGTACGCGGCGCTGGACAAGCAGCTCCGGCCCGGGAAGGACGTGGACTGGTTCCAGGTGCTCCTCTTCGGCGCACGGCGCGCGCCGGAGCTGGCGGAGGCCATCGATACAGGGGACCTGGAGGCACTGCGGCTGTGCCTGAAGGCCTGTGAGCAGTCGGCGGGCCTGGATGAAGCCCTGATCCGATCCGGACGGCCGGGGCTGCTGTATTGCGGCGCGCTGGACCCGTATCACGACTCGATGAAGGCCGTGGCCGCGCGGGCCGGCGCGGCGTTCGCGACCATCGAGCACGCCGACCATGGCGGGGCCTGGGCGAAGGCACCGAAGGTGCTTCCCCACGTCCTGCCGTTCCTGGCCTCCGTCGCGCGGTCCTGA
- a CDS encoding FAD-dependent monooxygenase yields MTSPSSRHVLIAGAGIGGLTLACALRRAGVRATVFERAEALRPAGAGITVQMNASVALRRIGLCDAVAAEGQRAVQTLILDPSGVPITRVDVGSLQQELDAPLVSIHRARLQAVLRAHAGPEEAVRLGVSVTGFQDDGARVTVALSDGGTVSGDVLVGADGLRSVVRARLLGAQPTRYSGYTSWRGICAASDLVKAGHFSETWGPGARFGIVPIGHGEVYWYATLNAPQGSEDAPGQTLAVLQERFAGWHAPIAQVLAATPPERVLRTDIHDRPPVRSWSRGRVTLLGDAAHPMTPNLGQGGCQAIEDGVVLGECLAAPGSVEDALRAYESRRVQRANSLVVMSRRVGQVAQWENPVARSVRDALFRWTPQSAARRQLQTLVQGLR; encoded by the coding sequence ATGACGTCCCCATCCTCGCGTCACGTCCTCATCGCTGGAGCAGGCATTGGCGGCCTCACGCTGGCCTGTGCCCTGCGCCGCGCGGGCGTCCGCGCCACCGTGTTCGAGCGCGCCGAAGCGCTGCGGCCGGCGGGCGCGGGCATCACCGTGCAGATGAACGCCTCGGTCGCCCTGCGCCGCATCGGCCTGTGTGACGCGGTGGCCGCGGAGGGCCAGCGCGCCGTGCAGACCCTCATCCTCGACCCCTCGGGCGTCCCCATCACCCGCGTCGACGTGGGCTCGCTCCAGCAGGAGCTGGATGCCCCGCTGGTGTCCATCCACCGCGCCCGCCTCCAGGCCGTCCTCCGCGCTCACGCGGGCCCGGAAGAGGCCGTGCGGCTGGGCGTCTCCGTCACGGGCTTCCAGGATGACGGCGCCCGCGTCACGGTGGCGTTGTCGGACGGCGGCACCGTCTCCGGCGACGTCCTGGTGGGCGCGGATGGCCTGCGCTCCGTCGTGCGGGCCCGCCTGCTGGGCGCGCAGCCCACGCGCTACTCCGGCTACACCAGCTGGCGTGGCATCTGCGCGGCCTCGGACCTGGTGAAGGCCGGTCACTTCTCGGAGACGTGGGGACCCGGGGCCCGCTTCGGCATCGTGCCCATCGGACATGGCGAGGTGTACTGGTACGCCACGCTGAATGCGCCGCAGGGGTCGGAGGATGCTCCGGGCCAGACGCTCGCCGTCCTCCAGGAGCGCTTCGCTGGATGGCACGCGCCCATCGCGCAGGTGCTCGCGGCGACGCCGCCGGAGCGGGTCCTGCGCACGGACATCCACGACCGTCCCCCGGTGCGAAGCTGGAGCAGGGGCCGCGTGACGTTGCTGGGCGACGCCGCGCATCCGATGACCCCGAACCTTGGGCAGGGCGGCTGTCAGGCCATCGAGGACGGCGTCGTGCTCGGAGAATGCCTCGCGGCCCCGGGCAGCGTGGAGGACGCGCTGCGCGCCTATGAGTCCCGCCGCGTCCAGCGCGCCAACTCGCTGGTCGTGATGTCCCGCCGGGTGGGACAGGTGGCCCAGTGGGAGAACCCGGTGGCTCGCTCTGTCCGCGATGCACTATTCCGCTGGACCCCGCAGTCGGCCGCCAGACGTCAACTTCAGACCCTGGTGCAGGGTCTGCGCTGA
- a CDS encoding MBL fold metallo-hydrolase, which yields MLTEVQAGPYTVRGVSVGGVYTSLLVPELGVLLDAGIPIRSFATTDRIFLSHGHADHASALGSLLGIRALVGKGPPFVYLPAEIEAPVQEALAALGRLHRMKSDIRTVPLRPGDTVKVQQDLWVRAFRTHHPVPSLGYQFLRRVAKLKPEFRELPPAEIGRRRQAGEPLFDEVERLELAYCTDTLSNVLERQPSLFDSRVLILECTFIDAERTVRDAQERAHIHLEEIASMADRFQNEALVLMHFSQAYSPAQVHATLQARLPAALLERVRVFAPDSGRWFG from the coding sequence ATGCTGACCGAGGTGCAGGCCGGACCGTATACCGTGCGCGGCGTGTCCGTGGGCGGCGTGTACACGTCGCTCCTGGTGCCGGAGCTGGGGGTGCTGCTCGACGCGGGCATCCCCATCCGCTCCTTCGCCACCACCGACCGCATCTTCCTCAGCCATGGACATGCGGACCATGCGAGCGCGCTGGGGTCGCTGCTGGGCATCCGCGCGCTCGTGGGAAAGGGGCCTCCGTTCGTCTACCTGCCGGCGGAGATCGAAGCGCCCGTGCAGGAGGCGCTCGCGGCCCTGGGGCGCCTGCACCGGATGAAGTCCGACATCCGCACGGTCCCGCTGCGGCCCGGTGACACCGTGAAGGTGCAGCAGGACCTGTGGGTCCGTGCCTTTCGCACGCACCACCCCGTGCCGTCGCTGGGCTACCAGTTCCTCCGCCGCGTCGCGAAGCTCAAGCCCGAGTTCCGCGAGCTGCCCCCGGCTGAAATCGGCCGCCGCCGCCAGGCGGGCGAGCCGCTGTTCGATGAAGTCGAGCGCCTGGAGCTTGCCTACTGCACCGACACCCTCTCCAACGTGCTGGAGCGCCAGCCGTCCCTGTTCGACAGCCGCGTGCTCATCCTCGAATGCACGTTCATCGACGCGGAGCGCACCGTGCGCGACGCGCAGGAGCGGGCCCACATCCACCTGGAGGAGATCGCCTCCATGGCGGACCGCTTCCAGAACGAGGCCCTGGTCCTGATGCACTTCAGTCAGGCTTACAGCCCCGCGCAGGTCCACGCGACGCTCCAGGCCCGGCTGCCAGCGGCGCTGCTCGAACGCGTGCGAGTCTTTGCTCCTGACTCCGGCCGCTGGTTCGGGTGA
- a CDS encoding type VI immunity family protein, translated as MRKNRAVTQQDVSICFYFSKPTAEVSQAISLSLQSFIDAIGIHTLNYYFGADGEPWELDETGWAFIRTKLHHPVTPSVVLFTDAPYPEKFEFEYLGKDIHAPIFRRDPGPVTAVRFIVPLSWMNTHGPDGVRKLALALAAPLPFSSGHVGLSVTGFLGVGTVTSEVVPQLVQYPGIDLIELDLVAWEIGTRLRVPHWMTFIGEPSLRAMGGVDFLRSQLHTPGTSVEALDASRAVVTLGPEPLAGGPDQPLPAYRELARVLEPWAFHATRRPADFPDDVFFAWDRRFLD; from the coding sequence ATGCGGAAGAACAGGGCCGTCACGCAGCAGGACGTGAGCATCTGTTTCTATTTCTCCAAGCCCACGGCCGAGGTCTCGCAAGCCATCTCGCTGTCTCTTCAATCTTTTATCGACGCCATTGGTATCCACACGCTCAACTACTACTTCGGGGCGGACGGTGAACCCTGGGAGTTGGATGAGACCGGATGGGCATTCATTCGCACGAAGCTTCATCACCCGGTCACGCCCTCCGTCGTGCTCTTCACGGATGCGCCCTATCCGGAGAAGTTCGAGTTCGAGTATCTGGGCAAGGACATCCACGCCCCCATCTTCCGTCGCGATCCGGGGCCCGTAACCGCGGTTCGCTTCATCGTGCCCCTGTCGTGGATGAACACGCACGGCCCCGACGGCGTCCGGAAGCTTGCGCTGGCCCTGGCGGCGCCGCTGCCATTCAGCTCCGGGCACGTGGGACTGTCCGTCACCGGCTTCCTCGGTGTGGGCACTGTCACATCGGAAGTGGTTCCCCAATTGGTCCAGTACCCCGGTATCGACCTCATTGAACTGGATCTGGTCGCCTGGGAGATTGGCACCCGACTGCGCGTCCCGCACTGGATGACCTTCATCGGCGAGCCGTCGCTGCGGGCCATGGGCGGCGTGGACTTCCTGCGCTCCCAGCTCCACACGCCTGGCACCAGCGTCGAAGCCCTCGACGCGTCTCGGGCCGTTGTCACCCTGGGCCCCGAGCCGCTCGCTGGCGGTCCGGACCAGCCGCTTCCGGCCTACCGGGAGCTGGCCCGGGTCCTGGAGCCCTGGGCCTTCCATGCCACCCGGCGCCCCGCGGACTTTCCCGATGACGTCTTCTTCGCGTGGGACCGCCGGTTCCTCGACTGA
- a CDS encoding NADH:flavin oxidoreductase/NADH oxidase, with product MSSKLFSPLKLRDITMRNRVVVSPMCQYSSEDGFANEWHVVHLGSRAVGGAGLVLTEATAVEPEGRISPQDLGLWKDAHVEQLARINRFMHQNGAASGVQLAHAGRKASTPRPWDAGKRVAPEHGGWQVLGPTTEAFDEGYPVPVALDEAGIQRIVKAFADAAVRAKAAGFQVIELHAAHGYLLHEFLSPLSNQRTDRYGGTFENRTRFALEVTRAVRAKWPESLPLFMRISATDWVEGGWTPEDSVALARLVAKEGVDLVDCSSGGVVPSAKIPVGPGYQTHLAEKVRKEAGVLTGAVGMIRSAYQAEHILATGQADVVIIARELLRDPYWPLRAAKELRSDVLWPHQYERAKN from the coding sequence ATGAGCAGCAAGCTGTTCAGCCCCCTGAAGCTGCGGGACATCACCATGCGCAACCGCGTGGTCGTCTCTCCCATGTGCCAGTACTCGAGCGAGGACGGCTTCGCGAACGAGTGGCACGTGGTGCACCTGGGCAGCCGCGCGGTGGGTGGCGCGGGGCTGGTGTTGACGGAGGCGACGGCGGTGGAGCCGGAGGGCCGCATCTCGCCGCAGGACCTGGGGCTGTGGAAGGACGCGCACGTGGAGCAACTGGCGCGCATCAACCGCTTCATGCACCAGAACGGGGCCGCGTCCGGCGTCCAGTTGGCGCACGCGGGACGCAAGGCCTCCACGCCGCGCCCGTGGGACGCGGGCAAGCGCGTGGCCCCGGAGCACGGAGGCTGGCAGGTGCTGGGGCCCACGACGGAGGCCTTCGACGAGGGCTACCCGGTGCCGGTGGCGCTGGACGAGGCGGGCATCCAGCGCATCGTGAAGGCGTTCGCGGACGCGGCGGTGCGGGCGAAGGCGGCGGGCTTCCAGGTCATCGAGCTGCACGCGGCGCACGGCTATCTGCTGCACGAGTTCCTGTCGCCGCTGTCGAACCAGCGCACGGACCGGTACGGCGGGACGTTCGAGAACCGGACGCGCTTCGCGCTGGAGGTGACGCGAGCGGTGAGGGCGAAGTGGCCGGAGTCGCTGCCGCTGTTCATGCGCATCTCCGCGACGGACTGGGTGGAGGGTGGCTGGACGCCGGAGGACTCGGTGGCGCTGGCGCGGCTGGTGGCGAAGGAGGGCGTGGACCTGGTGGATTGCTCGTCGGGCGGCGTGGTGCCGTCCGCGAAGATCCCGGTGGGGCCGGGCTACCAGACGCACCTGGCGGAGAAGGTGCGCAAGGAGGCGGGCGTGCTGACGGGCGCGGTGGGGATGATCCGCTCCGCGTACCAGGCCGAGCACATCCTGGCCACGGGACAGGCGGACGTGGTCATCATCGCGCGGGAGCTGCTGAGGGATCCGTACTGGCCGCTGCGCGCCGCGAAGGAGCTGCGCTCGGACGTGCTGTGGCCGCACCAGTACGAGCGCGCGAAGAACTGA
- the def gene encoding peptide deformylase, translating to MVLKIVQAGEPVLRQRARELTPEEIGSEDTRRLIQLMRDTMRDAPGVGLAAPQVGVGVRLVVIEDRAEYQAGASPADLALRERAPVAFHVLINPKLVVEDPTLAEFHEGCLSVNGFAALVARARGVRVEALDENGQPVTVSARGWYARILQHELDHLDGTLYVDRMETRSLSTQDNHRRHWLGKSTAQVRAALGLPEETPSIPRKDPT from the coding sequence ATGGTGCTCAAGATCGTCCAGGCAGGGGAACCGGTGTTGCGCCAGCGCGCGCGAGAGCTGACCCCGGAAGAAATCGGCAGCGAGGACACGCGGCGGCTCATCCAGTTGATGCGCGACACGATGCGGGACGCGCCCGGCGTGGGGCTCGCGGCGCCGCAGGTGGGCGTGGGCGTGCGGCTGGTGGTCATCGAGGACCGGGCGGAGTACCAGGCCGGTGCTTCGCCCGCGGACCTGGCGCTGCGGGAGCGGGCACCGGTGGCCTTCCACGTGCTGATCAACCCGAAGCTGGTGGTGGAGGACCCCACGCTGGCGGAGTTCCACGAGGGCTGCCTCAGCGTGAACGGCTTCGCGGCGCTGGTGGCCCGGGCGCGCGGCGTGCGCGTGGAGGCGCTGGATGAGAACGGGCAGCCGGTGACGGTGTCGGCGCGGGGCTGGTACGCGCGCATCCTCCAGCACGAGCTGGATCACCTGGACGGCACGCTCTACGTGGACCGCATGGAGACGCGCAGCCTGTCGACACAGGACAACCACCGGCGGCACTGGCTGGGCAAGAGCACGGCCCAGGTGCGCGCGGCGCTGGGGCTGCCGGAAGAGACGCCTTCGATTCCCCGAAAGGATCCGACATGA
- a CDS encoding fatty acid desaturase family protein has translation MSRATPDFDLASVDVEGFYRELKELRARLDANLGEPDAAHLRKMERWGKVASVLGVATAWIAPNPLSAVALGLGRSTRWLLMHHVGHRGYDRVPGMPASRTSKGFAKGSRRFVDWLDWMLPEAWVFEHNVLHHSHTGEDADPDLLERNAEGSLRDNRRPLPLRYVQLALLAVTWRASYYAPETLGSLRRKGRREGGALTRAELWELFTRCYLPYATVFFGLYPAAFLVLGPWAAFSVFCNSVLADVVTNLHTFFVVGPNHTGEDLYRFDSAPANKAERMVQQVVGSANYATGGDLNDYAHLWLNYQIEHHLWPDLPMLKYREAQPHVRALCEKYGIPYVQESVWTRARKMVDVVVGKASMKRLVKASAPAMSAADARAEASAA, from the coding sequence ATGTCCCGCGCCACCCCTGACTTCGACCTGGCCTCCGTGGACGTGGAGGGCTTCTACCGGGAGCTGAAGGAGCTGCGCGCCCGGCTGGACGCGAACCTGGGCGAGCCGGACGCGGCGCACCTGCGGAAGATGGAGCGCTGGGGGAAGGTGGCGTCGGTGCTGGGCGTGGCCACGGCGTGGATCGCACCCAATCCGTTGAGCGCGGTGGCGCTGGGCCTGGGCCGCTCCACGCGCTGGCTGCTCATGCACCACGTGGGGCACCGGGGCTATGACCGCGTGCCGGGCATGCCCGCGTCGCGCACGAGCAAGGGCTTCGCGAAGGGGTCGCGCCGGTTCGTGGACTGGCTGGACTGGATGCTGCCGGAGGCGTGGGTCTTCGAGCACAACGTGCTGCACCACTCGCACACCGGCGAGGACGCGGATCCGGACCTGCTGGAGCGCAACGCGGAGGGCTCGCTGCGCGACAACCGCCGGCCGCTGCCCCTGCGCTACGTGCAGCTGGCGCTCCTGGCCGTCACGTGGCGCGCGAGCTACTACGCGCCGGAGACGCTGGGGTCGCTGCGCCGCAAGGGGCGGCGCGAGGGTGGGGCGCTGACGCGCGCGGAGCTGTGGGAGCTGTTCACGCGCTGCTACCTGCCGTACGCGACCGTCTTCTTCGGGCTGTACCCGGCGGCGTTCCTGGTGCTGGGGCCGTGGGCGGCGTTCAGCGTGTTCTGCAACTCCGTGCTGGCGGACGTCGTCACCAACCTGCACACGTTCTTCGTGGTGGGGCCCAACCACACCGGCGAGGACCTGTACCGCTTCGACTCCGCGCCCGCGAACAAGGCCGAGCGCATGGTGCAGCAGGTGGTGGGCAGCGCGAACTACGCCACCGGAGGCGACCTCAACGACTACGCCCACCTGTGGCTGAACTACCAGATTGAACACCACCTCTGGCCGGACCTGCCGATGCTGAAGTACCGCGAGGCGCAGCCGCACGTGCGCGCCCTCTGCGAGAAGTACGGCATCCCCTACGTGCAGGAGAGCGTCTGGACTCGCGCGCGGAAGATGGTGGACGTCGTCGTGGGCAAGGCGTCCATGAAGCGGCTGGTGAAGGCCTCGGCGCCCGCCATGTCGGCGGCGGATGCTCGCGCGGAGGCCTCCGCGGCCTGA
- a CDS encoding MaoC family dehydratase encodes MASTEEGGRQALFLDDLSVGQKFISGTHTLDAAQIIAFAREFDPQGFHLDDAAAKDTLFEGLAASGWHTAALTMKLNVQSGLPFKGGIVGAGGDIRWPRPTRPGDVLHVESEVLEVTPSRTRPDRGIATVRSETRNQKGDVVQVLVAKLVLPRRPASG; translated from the coding sequence ATGGCTTCGACGGAAGAGGGTGGGCGGCAGGCGTTGTTCCTGGACGACCTGTCGGTGGGGCAGAAGTTCATCAGCGGCACGCACACGCTGGACGCGGCGCAGATCATCGCCTTCGCGCGGGAGTTCGATCCGCAGGGCTTCCACCTGGACGACGCCGCGGCGAAGGACACGCTCTTCGAGGGGCTGGCGGCGAGCGGCTGGCACACGGCGGCGCTCACCATGAAGCTCAACGTCCAGAGCGGGCTGCCCTTCAAGGGTGGCATCGTGGGGGCGGGCGGGGACATCCGCTGGCCCAGGCCCACACGCCCAGGGGACGTCCTTCACGTGGAGAGCGAGGTGCTGGAGGTGACGCCCTCGCGCACGCGGCCGGACCGGGGCATCGCCACGGTGCGCAGCGAGACGCGCAACCAGAAGGGCGACGTGGTGCAGGTGCTGGTCGCGAAGCTGGTGTTGCCCCGCCGCCCGGCGAGCGGGTGA
- a CDS encoding BamA/TamA family outer membrane protein: MPLPRFRHHLSVLAVALAGLSAPVAHADEEPPVSPTLHRPEVAEVTVEGANKTTSSTVRSFGQLDVGDEVDGAELEKVERRLLATGLFQDVHASTEPLDDGRVRLVLRVKDKASWVVAPTVALSSANTGGGLLYAENNLGGRAKKLAVAAQVSTGESGLYVGFLDPIVFGLPQLKFSLEGQLRSDRVDEYRPDASQDDPEILRRTRLNSASLSSELGFILFERVRAAAKYRVSSIDAQSPDPKKPVTSEAFSTGPSLRDTSLRFMVGLDSRQTLHAVTEGLNLEASYEVSVPGVWSEFRYRKFGLLYRQGLRFFSENNLVLRGELAVGKDLPFHQELTMGGTTLRGFQYRQFRGDTRLTFTAEYHFPLFKVKSLAFRGVGFSDTGAIAWRDLPSDGILFDASGRNIRGYLRESYSPTQPTVTVAQGVGAGLRLYLNNVVLPLLGVDVAYGVNSGQVRFYLVAGVTPS, encoded by the coding sequence GTGCCGCTCCCCCGCTTCCGCCATCACCTGTCCGTCCTCGCCGTCGCCCTGGCGGGACTGAGCGCCCCCGTGGCCCACGCCGACGAGGAGCCGCCCGTGTCCCCCACGCTCCACCGCCCGGAGGTGGCGGAGGTGACCGTGGAGGGTGCGAACAAGACGACGTCCTCGACGGTGCGCTCGTTCGGGCAGTTGGACGTGGGCGACGAGGTGGACGGCGCGGAGCTGGAGAAGGTGGAGCGGCGGCTCCTGGCCACAGGGCTGTTCCAGGACGTGCACGCGAGCACGGAGCCCCTGGACGACGGGCGTGTGCGGCTGGTGCTGCGGGTGAAGGACAAGGCGTCGTGGGTGGTGGCCCCCACGGTGGCGCTGTCCTCCGCGAACACCGGCGGCGGGCTGCTCTACGCGGAGAACAACCTGGGCGGCCGCGCGAAGAAGCTGGCCGTCGCGGCGCAGGTGAGCACTGGCGAGAGCGGCCTGTACGTGGGCTTCCTGGACCCCATCGTCTTCGGCCTGCCGCAGCTCAAGTTCAGCCTGGAGGGACAGCTGCGCAGCGACCGCGTGGACGAGTACCGCCCGGACGCCAGCCAGGACGACCCGGAGATCCTCCGGCGCACGCGCCTGAACTCCGCGTCCCTCAGCTCCGAGCTGGGCTTCATCCTCTTCGAGCGCGTGCGCGCGGCGGCGAAGTACCGCGTGTCCAGCATCGACGCGCAGTCCCCGGATCCGAAGAAGCCGGTGACGTCGGAGGCCTTCTCCACCGGCCCTTCCCTGCGCGACACGTCGCTGCGCTTCATGGTGGGCCTGGACTCGCGCCAGACGCTGCACGCGGTGACGGAGGGGCTCAACCTGGAGGCCTCCTACGAGGTGTCCGTCCCGGGCGTGTGGAGCGAGTTCCGCTACCGCAAGTTCGGCCTCCTCTACCGCCAGGGCCTGCGTTTCTTCAGCGAGAACAACCTGGTGCTGCGCGGCGAGCTGGCCGTGGGCAAGGACCTGCCCTTCCACCAGGAGCTGACGATGGGCGGCACCACGCTGCGCGGCTTCCAGTACCGGCAGTTCCGCGGCGACACCCGGCTCACCTTCACGGCCGAGTACCACTTCCCCCTCTTCAAGGTGAAGTCGCTGGCCTTCCGCGGCGTGGGCTTCTCCGACACGGGCGCCATCGCGTGGCGGGACCTGCCCTCCGACGGAATCCTGTTCGACGCCAGCGGACGCAACATCCGCGGCTACCTGCGGGAGTCGTATTCGCCGACCCAGCCGACCGTCACCGTGGCCCAGGGCGTGGGCGCGGGCCTGCGGCTGTACCTCAACAACGTCGTGCTGCCGCTCCTGGGCGTGGACGTCGCCTACGGCGTGAACTCCGGCCAGGTGCGCTTCTACCTCGTGGCCGGAGTCACGCCCTCGTGA